A single Methanobrevibacter woesei DNA region contains:
- the purF gene encoding amidophosphoribosyltransferase, with protein MQDELQDKCGVVGIHSENESKDVSSFIYYCLFALQHRGQESAGIATYNLDKGLNYYCGMGLISDVFKDYEINHLSGNVGIGHVRYSTTGQSKLENSQPFVTDFDNGFIAMAHNGDIVNSRELRDELIEEGYSFKSNTDSEVICYLLKREHHDNQKDILESIEAVCKQLVGSYALTILINGELYAVRDPMGMKPLAVAKRKDDFVVASETVAFDVINAKYIRDIEPGEVVYFENNEINSYMLDKGEEPYLAHCMFEYVYFARPDSTIDGVNVYQTRLNIGEQLHKLYPIDADVVIPVPDSSIPAAIGYSRASGIPYGEGLIKNRYVGRTFIMPTQEERELAVRLKLNPIKEAIKGKRIILIDDSIVRGTTSQQLLELVKEAEPKEIHFLVGCPPVISPCFYGVAMATKKELIAANYSVEEIREQLDVDSLGYITLEALVDAIGMPKEDLCLGCINEKYPTELPEDIEAETYYKP; from the coding sequence ATGCAAGATGAATTGCAAGATAAATGTGGGGTTGTAGGGATTCATTCTGAAAATGAAAGTAAGGATGTTTCTTCTTTTATTTATTACTGCCTTTTTGCCCTTCAGCATAGAGGACAAGAGTCAGCAGGTATAGCTACTTATAATTTAGACAAAGGATTGAATTATTATTGTGGTATGGGTTTAATTTCAGACGTTTTCAAAGATTACGAGATTAATCATCTTAGTGGAAATGTAGGAATTGGCCATGTAAGATATTCTACAACTGGTCAATCTAAACTTGAAAATTCTCAGCCTTTTGTAACTGATTTTGATAATGGATTTATCGCAATGGCTCATAATGGGGATATTGTAAATTCCAGAGAGTTAAGAGATGAGCTTATAGAAGAAGGTTACTCCTTTAAATCCAATACTGATTCTGAAGTTATCTGTTACTTACTTAAAAGGGAACACCATGATAATCAAAAAGACATTTTAGAATCAATTGAAGCTGTCTGTAAACAACTTGTTGGTTCCTATGCATTAACTATCCTTATTAATGGTGAGTTATATGCTGTACGTGATCCTATGGGTATGAAACCTTTAGCTGTTGCAAAAAGAAAAGATGATTTTGTTGTAGCATCAGAAACTGTAGCTTTTGATGTAATTAATGCAAAGTACATCCGTGATATTGAACCTGGAGAAGTAGTTTACTTTGAAAACAATGAAATCAACAGCTACATGTTAGATAAGGGGGAAGAACCTTATTTAGCACACTGTATGTTTGAATATGTTTATTTTGCAAGACCTGACAGTACAATTGACGGAGTTAATGTATATCAGACCAGATTAAATATTGGTGAACAGCTCCATAAGTTATATCCTATTGATGCAGATGTTGTAATTCCTGTTCCAGATTCTTCAATTCCTGCAGCTATTGGTTATTCAAGAGCATCAGGAATTCCTTATGGTGAAGGTTTAATTAAAAACAGGTATGTTGGAAGAACATTTATTATGCCAACACAGGAAGAAAGAGAACTAGCTGTAAGACTTAAATTAAACCCTATTAAAGAAGCTATTAAAGGAAAAAGGATTATTCTCATTGATGACAGTATTGTAAGAGGTACTACATCACAGCAATTATTAGAACTTGTTAAAGAAGCAGAACCTAAAGAAATTCACTTCCTTGTAGGCTGTCCTCCTGTAATATCTCCTTGTTTCTATGGAGTAGCTATGGCAACTAAAAAAGAATTAATTGCAGCTAACTACTCTGTTGAAGAAATTAGAGAACAGTTAGATGTTGATTCTTTAGGATACATTACTTTAGAAGCTCTTGTTGATGCTATTGGAATGCCTAAGGAAGATCTATGTTTAGGTTGTATTAATGAGAAATATCCAACTGAACTTCCAGAGGATATTGAAGCTGAAACTTATTATAAACCTTAA
- a CDS encoding 4Fe-4S binding protein, with protein sequence MIVKDWCSFCGECAGVCPRNLITVKEYALIFDDSECRECNLCVDACPITALERE encoded by the coding sequence ATGATTGTTAAAGATTGGTGCTCATTCTGTGGTGAATGTGCAGGTGTTTGTCCAAGGAATTTAATTACCGTCAAAGAATATGCTTTAATCTTTGATGATAGTGAGTGTAGAGAATGTAATTTGTGTGTGGATGCTTGTCCTATCACAGCATTAGAGAGAGAATAG
- a CDS encoding NAD(P)/FAD-dependent oxidoreductase has product MIETDVLVIGSGPAGSSAAKHAALGGAKVILMDKKSEIGAPKRCAEGISKKGLAKLGIEPNPRWITKEIDGIRLVSPDGTDVWMTEEEIELPEAGYILERKVFDKYMAMDAARAGAQIKIKTLATGLRRDGDAFIVSVESMGKKEEIRAKIVIGADGPECHVARWAGLKPTTKAKEMESGVQYEMVGLDFERDGVLEFFFGSCAPGGYVWIFPKGDDIANVGLAVLSHLAEKPAIEYLDEFIAKCPATKNAQPVELNVGGDPVGGMPKKMYDDNLLICGDAAGQVNPLTGGGISSGMTGGMYAGKVAAEAIAAGDCSKKFLKKYDEEVRKELKSEIDKYKKPHEFLLSLSDEELNDIAKAFQDVNFEKISTTELIKNLVKVSPKALLKLGKLI; this is encoded by the coding sequence ATGATTGAAACTGATGTATTAGTAATTGGTTCAGGACCAGCAGGTTCTAGTGCAGCTAAGCATGCTGCTCTTGGTGGTGCAAAAGTAATATTGATGGATAAAAAATCTGAAATCGGTGCTCCAAAAAGATGTGCTGAAGGAATATCTAAAAAAGGTCTTGCAAAATTAGGTATTGAACCTAATCCTCGTTGGATTACTAAAGAAATCGATGGTATAAGACTTGTTTCTCCTGATGGTACTGATGTATGGATGACTGAAGAAGAAATTGAATTGCCTGAAGCAGGTTACATCTTAGAGAGAAAAGTATTTGATAAATATATGGCTATGGATGCAGCAAGAGCTGGTGCTCAAATCAAAATTAAAACTTTAGCTACTGGCCTTAGAAGAGATGGAGATGCATTCATTGTATCTGTTGAATCTATGGGTAAGAAAGAAGAAATCAGAGCTAAAATCGTAATTGGTGCTGATGGTCCTGAATGTCATGTTGCAAGATGGGCAGGATTAAAACCTACCACAAAAGCTAAAGAAATGGAATCTGGTGTCCAATATGAAATGGTAGGTCTTGACTTTGAAAGAGATGGTGTTTTAGAGTTCTTCTTTGGATCCTGTGCTCCTGGTGGTTATGTATGGATTTTCCCTAAAGGAGATGACATTGCAAATGTAGGATTAGCTGTTCTTTCTCATTTAGCTGAAAAACCAGCTATTGAATATTTAGATGAATTCATTGCTAAATGTCCAGCTACCAAAAATGCTCAGCCTGTTGAATTAAATGTTGGTGGAGACCCTGTTGGTGGAATGCCTAAAAAAATGTATGATGACAACCTTTTAATTTGTGGAGACGCAGCAGGTCAGGTAAACCCATTAACTGGTGGAGGAATTTCCAGTGGTATGACTGGAGGTATGTATGCTGGTAAAGTAGCTGCAGAAGCTATTGCTGCAGGTGACTGCTCTAAAAAATTCCTTAAGAAATATGATGAAGAAGTTAGAAAAGAGCTTAAAAGTGAAATTGACAAGTATAAAAAACCTCATGAGTTCCTATTATCCTTAAGTGATGAAGAACTTAATGATATCGCTAAAGCTTTCCAAGATGTTAACTTCGAAAAAATTTCCACTACAGAACTTATTAAAAACTTAGTTAAAGTATCTCCTAAAGCTTTACTAAAATTAGGTAAATTAATTTAA
- a CDS encoding universal stress protein, whose product MFETITVPVDGSEYGDKAVDYAIEIAEKFNSKIAAVHVLEEFSFNSYASEEDKGDAILGKITEKANKVGVDVIEHLITGDPLRDMKTIIRKTNADLVVMHAYGSNTFDEELNENQIGSVTDRVLKTSTVPILMIR is encoded by the coding sequence ATGTTTGAAACTATTACTGTACCAGTAGATGGCTCTGAATATGGTGATAAGGCTGTTGATTATGCTATTGAAATTGCAGAGAAATTTAACTCTAAAATAGCTGCAGTTCATGTTCTTGAAGAATTTTCATTTAATAGCTATGCCAGTGAAGAAGATAAAGGTGATGCTATATTAGGTAAAATAACTGAAAAAGCAAATAAAGTTGGTGTTGATGTTATTGAGCATCTAATTACTGGTGATCCTTTAAGAGATATGAAAACTATTATTCGTAAAACAAATGCTGATTTAGTTGTTATGCATGCTTATGGTTCTAATACTTTTGATGAAGAACTAAATGAAAATCAAATTGGAAGTGTAACAGATAGAGTTTTAAAAACTTCTACTGTTCCTATTTTAATGATTAGATAA
- a CDS encoding phenylacetate--CoA ligase family protein, protein MIWNEKIECMERDELEELQLKRLQETVKRAFDKIPYYNKKYTENNVFPEDIETLKDIEKLPFITKDDLRESYPFGLFAVDRKKITEVHSSSGTTGKPVVSGYTPKDLDTWSETIARGLTMMGLGEEDIIQNTHGYGLFTGGFGVHYGSHKIGATIIPISTGQTRRQIEIMKDFGTTCLIFTPSYGIHLGEVAIEEGIDPKELGVKAIGFGAEMWTEEIRQKVEDIFGAKAYNIYGLTELMGPGVGIECEAQNGLHIPEDIYYPEIIDPNTLKNLGPNEKGELVLTNLYREGMPIIRFRTKDITSITYEPCECGRTLARMSRITGRSDDMIKVKGVAIFPSQIETALLKAGDVEPHYLIIVTRPHVLDEIEVKVEASKDLFFDGVKEMVNVKDRIAKSIENETGIRVKVTLVEPKSLPRFEGKAKRVIDERNLH, encoded by the coding sequence ATGATATGGAATGAAAAGATTGAGTGTATGGAAAGAGATGAACTTGAAGAATTACAACTTAAAAGACTTCAAGAAACTGTAAAAAGGGCTTTTGATAAAATACCTTATTACAATAAAAAATACACTGAAAATAATGTTTTTCCAGAAGATATTGAAACTTTAAAAGATATTGAAAAATTACCTTTTATAACAAAAGATGATTTAAGAGAAAGTTATCCTTTTGGACTATTTGCTGTTGATAGAAAGAAAATAACAGAAGTACATTCATCTTCAGGTACTACCGGTAAGCCAGTTGTTTCTGGTTACACACCTAAAGACCTTGATACATGGAGTGAAACAATAGCTCGTGGTTTAACAATGATGGGTCTTGGAGAAGAAGATATTATCCAAAATACTCATGGATATGGTCTTTTTACAGGAGGATTTGGTGTTCATTATGGTTCTCATAAAATTGGAGCAACTATCATACCAATCTCCACTGGACAGACAAGAAGACAAATTGAAATTATGAAAGATTTTGGAACTACCTGTTTGATATTTACTCCTTCCTATGGAATACACCTTGGAGAAGTAGCTATTGAAGAAGGAATTGATCCAAAAGAATTGGGTGTTAAAGCTATTGGTTTTGGAGCTGAAATGTGGACTGAAGAGATAAGACAAAAAGTAGAGGATATATTTGGAGCTAAAGCTTACAATATCTATGGATTAACAGAATTAATGGGTCCTGGAGTGGGAATTGAGTGTGAAGCACAGAATGGTCTTCATATACCTGAAGATATTTACTATCCGGAAATTATTGACCCTAATACCTTGAAAAATTTAGGTCCTAATGAAAAAGGAGAACTTGTATTAACTAACCTCTACAGAGAAGGAATGCCAATAATTAGATTTAGAACTAAAGATATCACTTCAATTACCTATGAACCATGTGAATGTGGAAGAACACTTGCAAGAATGAGCAGAATCACCGGAAGAAGCGATGATATGATTAAAGTTAAAGGAGTAGCTATTTTCCCATCACAAATTGAAACAGCTCTTCTAAAAGCAGGAGATGTAGAACCTCATTACTTAATCATTGTTACAAGGCCACATGTTCTTGATGAAATCGAAGTTAAAGTTGAAGCATCTAAAGACCTTTTCTTTGACGGTGTAAAAGAAATGGTAAATGTAAAAGACAGAATAGCTAAATCTATTGAAAATGAAACAGGAATAAGGGTTAAAGTAACCTTAGTTGAACCAAAAAGCCTTCCAAGATTTGAAGGAAAAGCAAAAAGAGTTATCGATGAAAGAAACCTACACTAA
- a CDS encoding ATP-binding cassette domain-containing protein, giving the protein MIKIENVSKSYKLDDGETVTGIKNISFEVKEGEILGIIGKSGSGKTTLLRALRGVEHIDSGSITVGDVTVNSESSQFYYNMLKKETAIHLQRSFGIWPETVRENVLRKLYSRRYFDEASTDFEVAESEFGEEADEILELVSLTEKSGHYASVLSGGEKQRLIIARQLAKRPKLLLLDEPATMACPKTKQEILDAVKKINEKLNITVIVVSHLPDVQKYLADRVILLEDGEIKDEGDPVEITDKFMSDMEPIVDIENVATDEEVIEAKDIYKRFYLVTGGEVLQMKDINFKVNRENILSLVGPSGAGKTVLLRMLGGLDFPDKGDVFYNVDGNWEDIALPGMGRMAIRSKLGFMHQEFALSHYATVLNQLAVRLGYKNHNIVKEARERAKKLDLSDELLDSLYLLTDLPEHEAKARLEQVGLMPEILNDLFPKFPETATKEAVKDIFDSLDLSLDILHRKSYELSGGQKVRVMLALILISKPKFLLLDEPFGDLDPITLRTVTNSLKKISKKYGITIVMVSHNTDFIKELSNRAIFMDNGLVIDDDTDVDKIVDDFIGFCHADYLMEE; this is encoded by the coding sequence ATGATAAAAATTGAAAATGTTAGTAAAAGTTACAAATTAGATGATGGTGAAACTGTCACTGGAATTAAAAATATTAGCTTTGAAGTAAAAGAAGGGGAAATATTAGGAATCATAGGAAAAAGTGGTTCTGGTAAAACTACTCTTTTAAGAGCATTAAGGGGAGTAGAACACATTGATTCAGGAAGTATCACTGTTGGGGATGTTACTGTTAATTCTGAATCTTCTCAATTTTATTATAATATGCTTAAAAAAGAAACAGCTATTCACCTTCAAAGATCTTTCGGTATATGGCCGGAAACAGTGCGTGAAAATGTTTTAAGAAAATTATACTCAAGAAGATATTTTGATGAAGCAAGTACTGATTTTGAAGTAGCTGAAAGTGAGTTTGGTGAAGAAGCAGATGAAATTCTTGAATTGGTATCATTAACAGAGAAATCTGGTCATTATGCATCTGTTTTAAGTGGTGGAGAAAAACAAAGATTGATTATAGCTAGACAATTAGCAAAAAGACCAAAACTTTTACTTTTAGATGAACCAGCTACAATGGCTTGTCCAAAAACAAAACAGGAAATTTTAGATGCTGTTAAAAAGATTAATGAAAAATTAAATATTACTGTTATTGTTGTATCCCACCTTCCAGATGTTCAAAAATATCTTGCAGATAGGGTTATATTGCTTGAAGATGGTGAGATTAAAGATGAAGGAGATCCAGTTGAAATCACAGATAAATTCATGAGTGATATGGAACCTATTGTAGATATTGAGAATGTAGCTACTGATGAAGAAGTAATTGAAGCTAAAGATATCTATAAACGTTTCTATCTTGTAACTGGTGGTGAAGTTCTACAGATGAAGGATATTAACTTTAAGGTTAACCGCGAAAACATCCTTAGTTTAGTAGGTCCTAGTGGGGCTGGAAAAACTGTTCTTTTAAGAATGCTTGGTGGTTTAGATTTCCCAGATAAAGGGGATGTATTCTATAATGTAGATGGAAACTGGGAAGATATTGCCCTTCCAGGTATGGGTAGAATGGCTATTAGAAGTAAATTAGGATTTATGCATCAGGAATTTGCCTTAAGCCATTATGCAACAGTTCTTAATCAATTAGCTGTTCGTTTAGGTTATAAAAATCATAATATTGTAAAAGAAGCAAGAGAAAGAGCTAAAAAATTGGATTTAAGTGATGAATTATTAGATTCACTTTACTTATTAACTGATTTACCTGAACATGAAGCTAAAGCACGTTTGGAACAAGTTGGTTTAATGCCTGAGATTTTAAATGATTTGTTCCCTAAATTCCCAGAAACTGCAACTAAGGAAGCCGTTAAGGACATTTTTGATAGTTTGGATTTATCTTTGGATATTTTACATAGGAAATCCTATGAATTATCTGGTGGTCAAAAAGTTAGGGTAATGCTTGCTTTAATCTTAATTTCCAAACCTAAATTCTTATTGCTTGATGAACCATTTGGTGATTTAGACCCAATTACCTTAAGAACTGTAACCAACTCTCTTAAAAAGATTTCCAAGAAATATGGAATTACAATAGTTATGGTTTCACATAATACTGATTTCATTAAGGAATTAAGTAACAGAGCTATTTTCATGGATAATGGACTTGTTATTGATGATGATACTGATGTTGATAAAATTGTAGATGATTTCATTGGTTTCTGTCATGCAGACTACTTAATGGAGGAATAA
- a CDS encoding zinc ribbon domain-containing protein: protein MVKCPRCGYENDDENAYCLNCTYPLDKAILTKKRKNDGWNISTAKKVLLVIGIVAIALVLFSIVQEVTKPSPESSLNIITANESANSPSSTPFEVVISYDGSWYGRLGDVDHPSERSGSGNQTYRLSCAGWDEAFANIQKTDYGSGELKVQLLKNGKVISENSTTAENGGVSVHV, encoded by the coding sequence ATGGTTAAGTGCCCGCGATGTGGATATGAAAATGATGATGAAAATGCATATTGTTTAAACTGTACATATCCACTTGATAAAGCAATTCTAACTAAAAAAAGAAAAAATGATGGTTGGAATATAAGCACTGCTAAAAAAGTTTTATTAGTAATTGGAATTGTTGCTATTGCATTAGTACTATTTTCCATTGTTCAGGAAGTTACTAAACCATCACCTGAAAGTTCATTAAATATTATCACAGCTAATGAAAGTGCTAACAGTCCATCAAGCACTCCTTTTGAAGTTGTTATTTCCTATGATGGCAGCTGGTATGGTAGATTAGGTGATGTTGATCATCCATCTGAAAGGTCTGGATCTGGCAATCAGACATACAGATTAAGTTGCGCTGGATGGGATGAAGCCTTTGCAAATATTCAAAAAACAGATTATGGCTCTGGTGAACTCAAAGTACAGTTACTTAAAAATGGTAAAGTTATTTCTGAAAACAGTACCACTGCTGAAAATGGTGGCGTATCTGTTCATGTGTAA
- the galE gene encoding UDP-glucose 4-epimerase GalE — protein sequence MILVTGGAGYIGSHTNKMLNQEGYDTVVLDNLSKGYENFVKWGEFVNGDTGSKDIREIFETHDIDAVMHFAAFSSVAESVEHPQMYFKNNYKNTLNLLQVMREFGVDKFILSSTAAVYGNPEKIPITEDQKLKPINPYGHSKFIVEKSLSREAEKGDFNFVSLRYFNAAGCDFDCEVGEYHDPETHLIPLVLDAALGIRDSISIFGTDYNTPDGTCIRDYIHVNDLARAHILAYEYLANGGKSDFFNLGNGKGYSVKEIIDTCKKVTGVDFKVETADRREGDPDVLIADSSKVRDVLGWTPQYDLETIVSSAWDWHKKVKMI from the coding sequence TTGATTTTAGTTACTGGTGGAGCAGGCTATATTGGTTCCCATACAAACAAAATGCTAAATCAGGAAGGATATGACACTGTTGTGTTAGATAATCTTTCCAAGGGTTATGAAAATTTTGTAAAATGGGGCGAATTTGTAAATGGTGATACTGGCAGTAAAGATATTAGAGAAATCTTTGAAACTCATGATATTGATGCTGTAATGCATTTTGCTGCTTTTTCATCAGTAGCTGAATCAGTTGAACATCCTCAGATGTATTTTAAAAATAATTATAAAAACACTTTAAATTTATTGCAGGTTATGAGAGAATTTGGGGTTGATAAGTTTATTCTCTCTTCAACTGCAGCTGTTTATGGAAATCCTGAAAAAATTCCAATTACTGAAGACCAAAAGTTAAAACCGATTAATCCTTATGGTCATTCAAAATTTATTGTTGAAAAATCTTTAAGTAGGGAAGCTGAAAAAGGAGATTTTAATTTTGTTTCTCTAAGATACTTTAATGCAGCTGGCTGTGATTTTGACTGTGAAGTTGGTGAGTATCATGATCCTGAAACTCATTTAATTCCATTAGTTTTAGATGCTGCATTAGGTATTAGAGATTCTATTTCTATTTTTGGTACTGATTATAATACTCCTGATGGTACATGTATACGTGATTATATTCATGTTAATGACCTTGCAAGGGCTCATATTCTTGCTTATGAATATTTAGCTAATGGGGGAAAATCTGATTTCTTTAATTTAGGAAATGGTAAAGGGTACTCTGTTAAGGAAATTATTGATACATGTAAGAAAGTTACAGGTGTTGATTTTAAGGTTGAAACTGCAGACCGTCGTGAAGGAGATCCTGATGTTTTAATAGCTGATTCATCAAAGGTCAGGGATGTTTTAGGATGGACTCCTCAATATGACTTAGAAACTATTGTTTCTTCTGCATGGGATTGGCATAAAAAAGTTAAAATGATTTAG
- the cfbC gene encoding Ni-sirohydrochlorin a,c-diamide reductive cyclase ATP-dependent reductase subunit, with protein sequence MIKKIAIYGKGGIGKSTTVANLSAVYADFEDLNCLVIGCDPKADTTRTLCGGRIPTVVKTIKDKKDPVEEDLVYKGYKDILCVESGGPEPGVGCAGRGVIVAMKRLEHLGIFDKDLDVVIYDVLGDVVCGGFSVPLREKYADEVIIVSSGEYMSLYAANNIVRGIKKLKGKLSGIVCNCKGVNNEVEIVDKFAKKIGTHVIGVINRSDLIQESELDAKTVVEKYPESEETEEYRKLALNILNNDTVSTPEPMEDEELEEFFKGFLK encoded by the coding sequence ATGATTAAAAAGATAGCTATTTATGGAAAAGGCGGAATTGGAAAAAGTACAACCGTAGCTAATCTATCTGCAGTCTATGCTGATTTTGAAGATTTGAACTGTCTAGTTATTGGTTGTGATCCAAAAGCTGATACAACACGTACACTTTGTGGTGGCAGAATTCCAACTGTTGTAAAAACTATAAAAGATAAAAAAGACCCTGTTGAAGAGGATTTAGTTTATAAAGGATATAAAGATATCTTATGTGTTGAAAGTGGAGGTCCTGAACCTGGAGTTGGATGTGCAGGACGTGGTGTTATAGTAGCTATGAAAAGACTTGAACATTTAGGTATCTTTGACAAGGATCTTGATGTTGTTATTTATGATGTTTTAGGGGATGTTGTATGTGGTGGATTTTCTGTTCCTCTTCGTGAAAAGTATGCAGATGAAGTTATCATTGTCTCTTCAGGGGAGTACATGTCCCTATATGCAGCAAACAACATTGTTCGTGGAATTAAAAAACTTAAAGGTAAGTTAAGTGGAATTGTCTGTAACTGTAAGGGAGTCAACAATGAAGTGGAAATTGTTGATAAGTTTGCAAAAAAGATAGGTACACATGTAATTGGTGTTATCAATAGGAGTGATTTAATTCAAGAAAGTGAATTAGATGCAAAAACCGTTGTAGAAAAATATCCTGAAAGTGAAGAAACTGAAGAATACAGGAAGCTTGCTTTAAATATATTGAACAATGACACTGTTTCTACTCCGGAACCTATGGAAGATGAAGAACTTGAGGAATTCTTTAAAGGTTTCCTAAAATAA
- a CDS encoding acetolactate synthase translates to MKIKQLSIFLQNKKGSLYDALDVLSKGGINIKALSLADTSDFGILRVVVNNPQKGLEILEEANFLVKMTDIIAIEMNDNPGGLSDVLKTIKDNDIDLEYLYAFTHNKTDKAILLLHTDELDNLAAVLKENNITVVSSEEVYNL, encoded by the coding sequence ATGAAAATTAAACAATTATCAATATTTTTACAGAATAAAAAAGGAAGTTTATATGATGCATTAGATGTTTTATCTAAAGGAGGAATTAACATTAAAGCTCTTTCCCTTGCAGATACTTCTGACTTTGGTATCTTAAGAGTTGTTGTTAACAATCCTCAAAAAGGGTTAGAAATTCTTGAAGAAGCTAATTTCCTTGTAAAAATGACTGATATAATAGCTATTGAAATGAATGATAATCCTGGTGGACTTTCAGATGTGTTAAAAACCATTAAAGATAATGATATTGATTTAGAATATCTTTATGCATTTACACATAATAAAACAGATAAAGCTATTCTTTTATTACATACTGATGAGTTAGACAACTTGGCAGCTGTTTTAAAAGAAAATAATATAACTGTTGTATCTTCTGAGGAAGTATACAACTTATAA
- a CDS encoding peptidase U32 family protein produces the protein MVELLAPAGNFISLRAVLENGADAVYIGLDGYNMRANANNFTFNDLDKVAKTAAEYGAKTYLCTNTILREDTAAKLKSQLPEIAAAEIDGLILSDIGLIEDTAGHGLEPHISVQENITNSFTLKTLKKLGAKRAILSRELSIDEIKRITEKSPIETEVFIHGAMCMAISGRCFLSYGLYGRSANCGDCLQPCRKNWTLTYEESDDDNVVNFSDISDESFVISKSYDDSYRTNFFSPKDMMMIEHIPELVDTGVASFKIEGRARSPDYGAMVTGVYRQAIDRYFENPDDYKVDPSWIERLSEVFNRGFDTGFYFNQPYEISEDNQSKYIKKDIGKVVNYYSKVKVAELKIWDDLALGDKILIQGQTTGSIEHVIESMEIDRKPIEKAPKGCNVAVACETKVRENDFVYKLTERD, from the coding sequence ATGGTAGAATTATTAGCACCAGCTGGAAATTTTATTTCCCTTAGAGCTGTTCTTGAAAATGGGGCAGATGCTGTTTATATTGGCCTTGATGGGTACAATATGAGGGCTAATGCCAATAATTTTACTTTTAATGATTTGGATAAAGTTGCAAAGACAGCTGCTGAATACGGCGCAAAAACTTATCTTTGCACTAACACTATTTTAAGAGAAGATACAGCAGCTAAACTTAAAAGTCAGTTACCTGAAATAGCTGCAGCTGAAATTGATGGTCTTATTCTTTCTGATATTGGTTTAATTGAAGATACTGCAGGCCATGGTCTTGAACCTCACATAAGTGTTCAGGAAAATATTACTAATTCTTTTACTTTAAAAACACTTAAAAAATTAGGTGCTAAGAGAGCTATTCTTTCACGGGAGCTGTCAATTGATGAGATTAAAAGGATAACTGAAAAATCTCCAATTGAAACAGAAGTTTTTATCCATGGTGCAATGTGCATGGCTATTTCTGGAAGATGTTTCTTAAGCTATGGATTATATGGAAGAAGCGCCAACTGCGGGGACTGTCTTCAGCCATGCCGTAAGAACTGGACCTTGACCTATGAGGAAAGTGATGATGATAATGTCGTTAACTTCTCAGATATCTCAGATGAGTCCTTTGTAATATCTAAATCCTATGATGATTCCTATAGGACTAACTTTTTCTCACCAAAGGACATGATGATGATTGAGCACATTCCTGAACTGGTTGACACAGGAGTGGCCAGCTTTAAAATTGAAGGGCGTGCAAGAAGTCCTGACTATGGAGCAATGGTTACTGGTGTATATAGGCAGGCTATTGACAGGTATTTTGAAAACCCTGATGATTATAAAGTTGACCCATCATGGATTGAGAGATTAAGTGAAGTATTTAACCGTGGATTTGATACAGGATTTTATTTCAATCAGCCTTATGAAATAAGTGAAGACAATCAGTCCAAATATATTAAAAAGGATATTGGTAAAGTTGTTAACTATTACAGTAAAGTAAAGGTGGCTGAACTTAAGATATGGGATGATTTGGCTCTTGGAGATAAGATTCTTATTCAGGGCCAGACTACAGGATCAATTGAACATGTAATTGAATCTATGGAAATTGATAGAAAACCAATTGAAAAAGCTCCAAAGGGATGTAATGTTGCTGTTGCATGTGAAACTAAAGTTCGTGAAAATGATTTTGTGTATAAACTAACTGAAAGAGACTAA